In Roseicyclus marinus, the genomic window AAGCGTCGGGTCATCTCGGGCCTCGATATCTGAAACTGCCTCGGGGTCGGGTCTTTTGCCCGGTTATCCACCCATTCTGCGCCGAATCGCGCGCCAAGTCCACGCGGATGCGACAGGGTGCCCGGAAGCATGACCCCGCGCCATCGACGGGCCTGGGGTCGGCGATCCAACGGACATTCCAAGCGCTTTATGCCTACCAAGTCCGTTTGCTGCCCGAGCGAAGCACCCAGCGTCACCAAATCGCCGGGCCCGGGGCAGGCCCGTCATGCCGAAGGCATGCTTACAGCTTGATGGCGCGGCCGGCCCTCGGCCCGCTGTTAACGCGCTGGGGGCGCATTTCCGCCGCTGATATAGTTGATTCCGACGTATGCAATCGTGTCACCCTGCCGACCGCCTCAATCGCCGCATCCCCTTCCCCTGCCCCCACCCTTCCGCTATCTCCCCCTGCAACCCATACCCCATGCAGGCCGCCATGACCGACCTCAACCGCATCCGCAACTTCTCCATCGTCGCCCATATCGACCACGGCAAATCCACCCTCGCCGACCGGCTGATCCAGCTGACCGGCACGGTCGCCGAACGCGACATGCAGGAGCAGCTGCTCGACAGCATGGATATCGAGCGCGAGCGCGGCATCACGATCAAGGCCAACACCGTCCGCATCGAATACCCCGCCCAGGACGGCCACACCTATATCCTGAACCTCATCGACACCCCCGGCCATGTCGATTTCGCCTACGAGGTCAGCCGCTCCATGCAGGCGGTCGAAGGCTCGCTTCTGGTCGTCGACGCCTCCCAGGGGGTCGAGGCGCAGACGCTCGCCAATGTCTACCAGGCCATCGATGCCGACCATGAAATCGTGCCCGTCCTCAACAAGATCGACCTGCCCGCGGCCGAGCCTGACCGCGTCAAGGAACAGATCGAGGATGTGATCGGCATCGATGCCTCCGACGCCGTGCCGATCTCGGCCAAGACGGGCCTCGGCATCCCCGAGGTGCTGGAGGCCATCGTCACTCGCCTGCCCGCGCCCAAGGGCGAACGCGACGCGCCCCTCAAGGCGATGCTCGTCGACAGCTATTACGACCCCTATCTCGGCGTCGTCGTCCTCATCCGCGTCATCGACGGCGTGGTGAAAAAGGGCGACCGCATCCGCATGATGAAAACCGGCGGCACCTACCAGATCGACCGCCTGGGCGTCTTCAAACCCGCCATGCAGGACATCGCGGAACTCGGACCGGGCGAGATCGGGTTTTTCACCGCCCAGATCAAGCAGGTCCGCGACACCCGCGTGGGCGACACGGTCACGCATGAGAAAAAGCAATGCGCCACCGCGCTGCCGGGCTTCAAACCCTCCATCCCCGTGGTCTTCTGCGGCCTCTTCCCCGTGGATGCGAATGACTTCGAAGACCTGCGCGACGCGATGGAGAAACTCGCGCTCAACGACGCCTCCTTCACCTTCGAGATGGAAACCTCCGCAGCGCTTGGCTTCGGCTTCCGCTGCGGGTTCCTCGGGCTTCTGCACCTCGAGGTCATCCGCGACCGGCTCGAGCGTGAATATGACATCGACCTGATCACCACCGCGCCCTCGGTCATCTACCATGTCCACATGCGCGACGGCTCCATGATCGAGCTGCACAACCCCGCCGACATGCCCGACCTGACCCATGTCGACCATATCGAGGAGCCGCGGATCAAGGCGACCATCCTTGTCCCCGACGAATATCTCGGCGACGTGCTGAAACTCTGCCAGGACCGGCGCGGCGAACAGCTCGACCTCACCTATGCCGGCTCGCGCGCCATGGTCGTCTATGACCTGCCGCTGAACGAGGTGGTCTTCGACTTCTACGACCGGCTGAAATCGGTGACCAAGGGCTATGCCTCCTTCGATTACCAGATGATCGGCTACCGCGAGGATTACCTCGTCAAGATGCAGATCCTCGTGAATGACGAACCGGTCGATGCGCTCTCGATCATGGTCCACCGCGACCGGGCCGAGATGCGGGGGCGGGCCATGTGCGAAAAGCTCAAGGACCTGATCCCGCGCCACATGTTCAAGATCCCGATCCAGGCAGCCATCGGCGGCCGCGTGATCGCGCGCGAAACCATCGCCGCGCTCAGGAAGGACGTGACGGCCAAATGCTACGGCGGCGACGCGACCCGCAAGCGGAAGTTGTTGGACAAGCAAAAGGCCGGGAAGAAAAAGATGCGCCAGTTCGGCAAGGTCGAGATCCCGCAATCGGCCTTCATCAACGCGCTCAAGATGGATGGGTAGGGTGGGTGCAACCCACCACGCGTAACCCCCGCCGGAAACCAATCCTCGATACAACCCGTAGGCCGGGCTTCAGCCCGGCCCACGCGCGTCCCCCTCACGCCCCGCCTGTCACGACGCCCCCCGTAGGGTGGGTGAAACCCACCACCCCCTCCCCCCACAGGCCCGGCTCCACCCCGGCACCACCGCCCCCGCGTAGGGTGCGCCTTGAGACGCACCACCCCGTAGGGTGGGTGAAACCCACCAACCCCTCCCCCCCACAGGCCCGGCTCCACCCCGGCACCGCCGCCCCCGCGTAGGGTGCGCCTTGAGGCGCACCATGGCTGGTGACAGGGTGAGAAACTTTCGATACACTTAGAATATCAAAAGGGTATCCATGGCCGTTTCGGCAACCGACCTGCGTTTCGATGAAGACATCTCGGTGCCCGCCCTCATGGCCGAGGTGCCGGGGATGTCGGCGCAGTGATGGGACGGGTCAAGGAGGTGGAGATGTCGCAGAGCGCGTTTAAAATGCGTTGAAGGTGGATGGGTTTAACGTTCCGCTCAATTCGAGGGACAGGCTGAAAAGCTCGGACTGAAAATAAAGACGTTCTGCGACAATTATTTTTCAAGTGGTTGGAGGTACGATGAGAAAGCGGTCCGCAAAGTATACGGTTATAAATGTTGCTGCCGATCCACATCCTGACGGCATATATCATAAGATTTTTGAAATTTCTTGTGAAAAAGAAGGACAAGCTTACGGCCGAGATTGGTATGCCAAACTGACTCCTCCGACAAAAAGGTTAGATGGGCTTTTCCATGGGAAGATAGGAGTATGGCATCGACTCGCAGGAAAAGCTATCCAAGAGTCCTCCATGGAACAAACTGATGTGCAGGCACTTTTAGTGGATGGCGCCAAAGACTTTGGCTATCCATCAAAAATGTTTTCTTGGTCGTTTCGAGAGTCGGATCACTCTTTATTCTCAGAAATAAAGAACGATGAAGGTGAAACTATCTCGCCGACCTCTCTAGGCAGCGCCTTTCGGGCTGTGCTTCTTCCAGTTGCAAATGAATTACAAATCGATCTCTCCGTGACCGTATTGCCAGAGATAGGCACAGTTGAAAGGATCTACAACCTCCCAGTTCTGAAATCCCTAGAGATTGACTTTTCCATACCAAATGCTGGCGATAGCCTTGCACAAGAGAAAAAAGACCTAATAGACAAGCTTCGCAATCGCGGGGTCAAAAGACAAATATCAAAGTACACGAAATCAAGTCACGCAAATACTATCGCACTCGACGAAGAACTAAAGGCCGAGATTGAGGTGGGCGCAGAAAACGGCCATGTGATTGCAAAGGGCAAGTTGGAAGATGGATCAGCAGATGAAATTAATACTGCAGCTAAGCCTAGGATTTTATCGCGCGACCTTAAGTCAAGTGACAGCAGCGTGACTCTCCTTCGTGTTATCGCTGGACAGGCTGCTGAGTGAACGCATATCAAACATATTGGAGAGCCTATGGTGGCATCGTCTCGTTGCTACGCTCACCTTATCTTCTATGCGCAATCTTATTCACATTGGCCACAAACAGCCTTTGGTACGATAACGGGACAATACGGCATGCTGATGAGTGGCCATCATTAGCCTTTACCATACTCCCCAGCTTGACTGCATTTTCGCTAGGAGCAATTGCGATATTTATTGCGCTTTCGAGAGGTTTGTTTTTGGCGGCCATCCAAGAAGGTGGAGAGAAAAGCTTCTTTTTGCGGGTCGTTTCTGCATTCTTTCATTTCGTTCTTGTGCAAATATCAGCACTTTTTGCATCTGTTTTTTATTTGGCATACACGAATAATGTAACCAGCGCTATTGCATATTTTTTATTCTCATATTCAATTTTCGCAGGCTTAGCCGCTGCTGCAATACTTGTTGATGTAGCGGAAATTAAGAATGAAGCTGATCCGCTTGACGACGAGGATGTTTAGTAAGCCGCAAGGAACATTTCCCCTCCCCCCCACACACTCGCGTGGGTTTCACCCACCCTAAACCCCCAAATCCATCCCCGGCACATACCGCCCATCCCGATGGACCGAGGAAAACGGCCAATCCTCCGGCCGCGTGACGAACCCGTGTTTCACCGGGTTCCACCAACAATACCGCACATGCGCCCAATAATCCGCCTCGTCGCGGATGTGGTGCTCCCAGAACCGGCGTTGCCACAACCCCGCATCGCCTTTGCGGATCTTCGACGCCGACCGTAGGGTGGGGTTCCACCCCACCACCCCCGGCCCGACCCGTGCGCCATCGGTGGGGTGGAACCCCACCCTACACCCCGATCCATCCGACCCGTACTTCTCCCGCACCGCGCGGGTGAACCGCGACTTGATCGCGCCCCATCGCACGCCGTAGGCCCGGTCACCCGGCGGCATCTGCCACACCGCGTGGATATGATCGGGCAGAACCACGAATGCCTCGATCCCGAATGGCCGCTCGACCCGCGTCGCCCGCACCGCGTCGCGCAACAGACCGACCTCGCGCACCAACACATCCCCGCCCCGCGCCGCAAGCGTCACGGTGAAGAACACGATGGCCCCGGTCACGGGCGGGCGGCGATACTCCGACATCGGGATCAGCCTGCCCGAAACAGGGTTAAGGCTGCGTAAACGGCTGCGGCCCGACCCGCGCCGCCCCGCCCTGCGGCTGTAACGACGGATGCACGACAGGAACCCTACGTTTTCCCTACGCCGTCCCGACAGCCCCGGCGCCGAAAAACGCACGGATCGCCGCTTCGAACTCGCGCGGGCGGTCGGCATGCAGCCAGTGGCCCGCGCCGGGGATCTTGGCGAATTTCGCGCCCGGAAAAAGCGCCTTGATCGCCGGGCGATGCTCGGGCTTCACGTAGTCGGAGGCTGCCCCCGACAGGAACAGCGCAGGCCCCTCAAAGGCCCCCGAAAGCTCCGGCCAGCCCAGGATCTCGGGCATGAAGCGTTCCAGCACATCCAGGTTCAAACGCCATTTTTTCGCTTTGACATCAAGCGATTGGAGCAGGAACGCGCGCACGCCCGCGGCCTCCACATGCGCCGCCAGCTGCCGGTCCGCATCGCCCCGCGTCTCGACCCGGGACAGGTCGATGGCCCGCATCGCGTCGATCAGATGCTGCTGGGTATGGCCATAAGCGACCGGCGCGATATCGGCCACGATCAACCGGCGCACCGCCGAAGAATACAACAAGGACAAGGCCATAGCCGCCTTGCCCCCCATCGAGTGCCCCAGCACATCCGCCTGCCCGCCGTGGGCCGCGATCACCTCGGCCAGATCCTCGGCCAGGTCGGGGTAGCTGTGGCTGTCGGTCCAATCGCTTTCGCCATGGTTGCGCATGTCCACCGTGATCACGCGGCGCGTGTCGGACAGGCGTTTCGCGATCACGCCCCAGTTCCGGGCAGAGCCGAACAGGCCATGGGCGATCAGGATGGGCGGTTGGGCGCTCTCGTCGCCCTCGGTCAGGATGCGCAGCATGGCTCAAGGGATAGGGCAAGCCGCGGGCCGATGGCCAGAGCAAACCGGAAACGGCACAAGGCGAGGCCGGTCAATGCGCGGGCCGGATGAAGGTTCCGTTGCGCAGATCGCGCATCGCCTGTTGCAATTCCGCCTGCGTATTCATGACGATAGGCCCGTGCCACGCGACCGGCTCCTCGATCGGCGCGCCCGAGATCAGGAGGAACCGCACGCCTTTCGGCCCGGCCTGAACCGTCACCTCGTCGCCCGTGCCAAAGCGCACCAGGGTGCGGTCGCCCGACAGGTCGCGGATGTTGACCTCTTGGCCCATGACCTCTTTCTCGAGCAGCACACCCTGCGGGCGGGAGGCATCGGCAAAGGACGCAGCCCCATCGAAAACATAGGCAAAGGCGCGGCGATAAGTGTCGATCCGAAAGGTCTTTCGCAGACCGGCGGGGACGGTCACGTCCAGATATTGCGGATCGGCGGCGATCCCGTCGACGGGGCCGCGCTTGCCCCAGAATTCCCCGGTGATGACGCGCACATGGGTGCCGTCGTCATCCGTCACCTCGGGGATATCGGCGCCCTGGATGTCCTGGTAGCGGGGCGCGGTCATCTTCTGGCTGCCGGGCAGATTGCCCCAAAGCTGGAACCCATGCATCTGCCCCTTGGCGTTCCCCAGCGGCATTTCCTGATGCAAAATGCCCGATCCTGCCGTCATCCATTGGACCGAACCCGCGCCAAGCCGCCCGCGATTGCCAAGGCTGTCAGCATGTTCGACCGTGCCCGCCAGCACATAGGTGATGGTCTCGATCCCCCGGTGCGGGTGCCAGGGAAAGCCGTCGCGGTAGAAATCGGGGTGGTCGTTGCGGAAATCGTCGAAGAGCAGGAACGGGTCCAGTTCGGTCGGATCCTGAAAGCCGAAGGCGCGGTGCAGGTGGACGCCTGCGCCTTCCATCGTCGGGCGGGCCTTGCGGGTTTCGAGAACGGGGCGGATCGACATGGCAACATCCCTCATCTGACGTGTCGGGACAGATGTAGCAGGCGCAGAAGGCCGTGCAATGGAGCGCCCCACAGGGTGAGTGTGCATTGGTGCAGGGACACGGATGGCCGCCCCCTCGCCAATCCTTGCCTGACGCGCTAAGGGGCATCAGGCAGTCACGGCGGACAGACGGCAGCAAGAGATGGCGAAACGCGACAAGACCCCCGACCCGGACGAGGTGCTGGCCACGATCGATCCGCATCCGATCCGGCGCGTGTTCACGACGGGTGTCGTGGGGCTTTTGGGGCTGTTGCTGATCTATGTCGCGGCGGCAACGCCGCCTGCCGATCCCGGTTGGCTCCTGTTCCTGATCGTGATGGGGGCGGGTGCGCTCTACCTGTCGTGGAAAGTCTGGCTGGCCACGGGCGTGACGCTGGAATTGACGCGCAGCGCGCTTCGCGAGGCGGGCGGGCGTGTGCTGTTCACCCATGACGAGGTCGACAGCGTCGACCGGTCGATCTTTGCCTTCAAGCCCGCAGGCGGGTTCCTGGTGCGGCTCAAGGCCCCCACGACGCGGGGCCGGGTCTATGCGCCGGCGCTCTGGTACCGGTCGGGACGGCGCGTGGCCGTGGGCGGGGCGACCGCCGGAAGCCAGGCGAAACCGGTCGCCGACCTGATCCGGATCATCGTCGCCGAGCAGCGGGGCGAATTGCCCCGCCGTCGCTGAACTGCCTCAGATCCCCTTGGCGGTATAGCTTTTCGCCACCCGGTCGATGCTGACGAGAAAGGCCGCCGTGCGCAGGTCGGTCACATTGTCATGGGTCCACCAGACCTCGCGCATCGACTGGTAGGCCGCGCGCATCGTGTCGTCGAGGCCCGAGCGCACCAGCTCAAGCTCGCCCGCGCCGCGCAGGTATTTCTCCTTGAAGCCGGGTGACAGCGTCCAGTTGATCGAACTGTCGCGGCTGATGCGTTCGAGCTCGTCCACGATGAGCTGATGGCGCGCCTCTTCCTGGCGGCGCTGCATCCGGCCAAAGCGGATATGCGACAGGTTCTTGACCCATTCGAAATAGCTGACCGTCACGCCGCCCGCATTGGCGTAGAGATCGGGGATGATGACCGTCCCCTTGTGGCGCAGGATTTCATCGGCGCCCGCCGTCACCGGGCCGTTCGCCGCCTCGATGATCAGCGGGGCCTTGATCGCGGGGGCGTTGTGCATGTTGATCACGCCTTCCATCGCGGCGGGGATCAGGATGTCGCACTCGGCCTCCAAGAGCTTGGCGCCATCTTCGTGATAGATCCCCAAGGGGCAGCCCCTGACGCCGTCGTTGCGGATGATCCAGTCGCGCAGGGCCACGATGTCGAGCCCGTCCGGGTTCGACAGCCCTCCGTCGCGTTCGATCACATGGGTGACCTTGCACCCGTCCTCGGTCGAGAGGAACAGCGCCGCGTGATAGCCCACATTGCCAAGGCCCTGAACGATCACGCGCTTGCCGTCGAGCGTGCCGGACAGCTTCGCAGCCTTAACATCCTCGGGATGGCGGAAGAATTCCTGAAGCGCGTATTGCACCCCCCGGCCCGTCGCCTCGACCCGCCCCTGGATGCCGCCCGCATGGATCGGCTTGCCGGTGACACAGGCCCGCGCGTTGATGTCGGTGGTGTTCATCCGTGCATATTGATCGGCGATGATCGCCATCTCGCGTTCGCCCGTGCCCATGTCGGGGGCGGGCACGTTCTGCGCCGGGTGGATCAGGTCGCGCTTGATCAGCTCATAGGCGAAACGGCGGGTGATCTTTTCGATCTCGTCCTGGTCCCATTGGCGGGGATCGATGCAAAGCCCACCCTTTGACCCGCCGAAGGGCGCCTCCACCAGCGCGCATTTGTAGGTCATCAGCGCGGCCAGCGCCTCCACCTCGTCCTGGTTGACGGACAGCGCGTAGCGGATACCGCCCTTGACCGGTTCGGTGTGTTCGGAATGGACCGACCGATAGCCGGTAAAGGTATGGATCTCGCCCCGCAGGCGGACGCCGAAGCGCACGGTATAGGTCGAGTTGCAGACGCGGATCTTTTCTTCCAGCCCCGGGGGCAGATCCATCAGCGCTGCGGCGCGGGTGAACATCAGGTCCACGGATTGTCGGAAACTCGGTTCACCACTACGCGGGTTCATTGGCATCTCCTCCCACTGCCGGTTGGTCGGACGGTCAGGCCCGCGCCGACTCAACCTTCAGGAGTGCACAGCCGGGCACGTGTCTCAACCCATTCGATGCCCGGCGACGCGCAAGAAGATGCGACGACCGTCTTTCGTGCAAGAAGCTGCCCCATTTTCGCCCTGCTCGCACGGCAATCAGTGCGACGGCATGGCCCGCAGCGCGGGAATGCCCGAAGACGGAATTGGCCGGAGCCTGCGCAATGCACAGAACGACAGCATTCCAGCAGACCCTTGCGGGGGGTGCGCTGCACCGGCTGGCGCGACGTTTCTGGCGGCGCGAGGATGGCTCCACCACGATCTTTGCCACCGTCGTCTTCGTACTGATGGTGGGGATCGGCGGGATCGCCATCGATGTCATGCGGTTCGAAACGCAGCGCGTGCAGCTGCAATACACGCTGGACCGGGCGGTTCTGGCCGCAGCCTCGCTGACGCAGACGCAAAGCCCCCGCGCCGTGGTCGAAAACTATTTCGCGACCTCGGGTCTCGAGAACTATCGGCTCCGGGTGGAGGTCGAGCCGGGGATCAATTTCCGCCGCGTCACGGCGCGGGCCGAAATCGACACCCAGACCCTGTTCATGAACCTCTTCGGTCAGCCGATCCTGACCTCCTACGCTGCGGGTGCCGCCGAGGAGCGCACCCGCAACATCGAGGTGTCGCTGGTGCTCGACCATTCGGGTTCGATGAACGAGGACCCGACCTATCGCATCAATGACCTGCGACCGGCGGCCCGCAATTTCGTCAGCACCGTGATGGCCGCAAACGGCAATGGCACGGGCGAGCAATTCGTATCCGTGTCGCTCATCCCCTATGATTACACGGTGAACATCGGGCCCGAACTTGCCTCGGTCTATGCGCTGACCAACGAGCACAGCTATTCGACCTGCGCCCGCTTCTACGATCAGCATTACAC contains:
- the lepA gene encoding translation elongation factor 4, encoding MTDLNRIRNFSIVAHIDHGKSTLADRLIQLTGTVAERDMQEQLLDSMDIERERGITIKANTVRIEYPAQDGHTYILNLIDTPGHVDFAYEVSRSMQAVEGSLLVVDASQGVEAQTLANVYQAIDADHEIVPVLNKIDLPAAEPDRVKEQIEDVIGIDASDAVPISAKTGLGIPEVLEAIVTRLPAPKGERDAPLKAMLVDSYYDPYLGVVVLIRVIDGVVKKGDRIRMMKTGGTYQIDRLGVFKPAMQDIAELGPGEIGFFTAQIKQVRDTRVGDTVTHEKKQCATALPGFKPSIPVVFCGLFPVDANDFEDLRDAMEKLALNDASFTFEMETSAALGFGFRCGFLGLLHLEVIRDRLEREYDIDLITTAPSVIYHVHMRDGSMIELHNPADMPDLTHVDHIEEPRIKATILVPDEYLGDVLKLCQDRRGEQLDLTYAGSRAMVVYDLPLNEVVFDFYDRLKSVTKGYASFDYQMIGYREDYLVKMQILVNDEPVDALSIMVHRDRAEMRGRAMCEKLKDLIPRHMFKIPIQAAIGGRVIARETIAALRKDVTAKCYGGDATRKRKLLDKQKAGKKKMRQFGKVEIPQSAFINALKMDG
- a CDS encoding DUF4747 family protein; protein product: MRKRSAKYTVINVAADPHPDGIYHKIFEISCEKEGQAYGRDWYAKLTPPTKRLDGLFHGKIGVWHRLAGKAIQESSMEQTDVQALLVDGAKDFGYPSKMFSWSFRESDHSLFSEIKNDEGETISPTSLGSAFRAVLLPVANELQIDLSVTVLPEIGTVERIYNLPVLKSLEIDFSIPNAGDSLAQEKKDLIDKLRNRGVKRQISKYTKSSHANTIALDEELKAEIEVGAENGHVIAKGKLEDGSADEINTAAKPRILSRDLKSSDSSVTLLRVIAGQAAE
- a CDS encoding transposase, with product MSEYRRPPVTGAIVFFTVTLAARGGDVLVREVGLLRDAVRATRVERPFGIEAFVVLPDHIHAVWQMPPGDRAYGVRWGAIKSRFTRAVREKYGSDGSGCRVGFHPTDGARVGPGVVGWNPTLRSASKIRKGDAGLWQRRFWEHHIRDEADYWAHVRYCWWNPVKHGFVTRPEDWPFSSVHRDGRYVPGMDLGV
- a CDS encoding alpha/beta fold hydrolase, whose protein sequence is MLRILTEGDESAQPPILIAHGLFGSARNWGVIAKRLSDTRRVITVDMRNHGESDWTDSHSYPDLAEDLAEVIAAHGGQADVLGHSMGGKAAMALSLLYSSAVRRLIVADIAPVAYGHTQQHLIDAMRAIDLSRVETRGDADRQLAAHVEAAGVRAFLLQSLDVKAKKWRLNLDVLERFMPEILGWPELSGAFEGPALFLSGAASDYVKPEHRPAIKALFPGAKFAKIPGAGHWLHADRPREFEAAIRAFFGAGAVGTA
- a CDS encoding pirin family protein codes for the protein MSIRPVLETRKARPTMEGAGVHLHRAFGFQDPTELDPFLLFDDFRNDHPDFYRDGFPWHPHRGIETITYVLAGTVEHADSLGNRGRLGAGSVQWMTAGSGILHQEMPLGNAKGQMHGFQLWGNLPGSQKMTAPRYQDIQGADIPEVTDDDGTHVRVITGEFWGKRGPVDGIAADPQYLDVTVPAGLRKTFRIDTYRRAFAYVFDGAASFADASRPQGVLLEKEVMGQEVNIRDLSGDRTLVRFGTGDEVTVQAGPKGVRFLLISGAPIEEPVAWHGPIVMNTQAELQQAMRDLRNGTFIRPAH
- a CDS encoding Glu/Leu/Phe/Val family dehydrogenase; this encodes MNPRSGEPSFRQSVDLMFTRAAALMDLPPGLEEKIRVCNSTYTVRFGVRLRGEIHTFTGYRSVHSEHTEPVKGGIRYALSVNQDEVEALAALMTYKCALVEAPFGGSKGGLCIDPRQWDQDEIEKITRRFAYELIKRDLIHPAQNVPAPDMGTGEREMAIIADQYARMNTTDINARACVTGKPIHAGGIQGRVEATGRGVQYALQEFFRHPEDVKAAKLSGTLDGKRVIVQGLGNVGYHAALFLSTEDGCKVTHVIERDGGLSNPDGLDIVALRDWIIRNDGVRGCPLGIYHEDGAKLLEAECDILIPAAMEGVINMHNAPAIKAPLIIEAANGPVTAGADEILRHKGTVIIPDLYANAGGVTVSYFEWVKNLSHIRFGRMQRRQEEARHQLIVDELERISRDSSINWTLSPGFKEKYLRGAGELELVRSGLDDTMRAAYQSMREVWWTHDNVTDLRTAAFLVSIDRVAKSYTAKGI